One window of Cellulomonas shaoxiangyii genomic DNA carries:
- a CDS encoding UvrD-helicase domain-containing protein, which translates to MTTAAPATTPVFDVCGPLPTGTTVLEASAGTGKTFTIAALATRWVAEGHAELPELLVVTFGRAATSELRDRVRERLVRTERALRDTTARTSDDALVRHLADVDDAELARRRGRLTVALSQVDAATITTTHGFCRQVLRSLGTATTTGDVDADATLLPDVADLEAEVVDDLYLAAYAGRPAPPLSVEEARQVARAAVSDHSATLAPADADPGSPPDHRFRLAHAVRRELGRRKRAGRLVDYDDLLVLLRDALTDPETGDDAAARVRAPYRVVLVDEFQDTDPVQWDVLRTAFHGHRTLVLIGDPKQAIYAFRGADVHTYLAARAVATTATLGRSWRADPAVLTGLGHLLGGAALGDPRIVVHPVEPGRSGRRLDGGPPVVVRRVTRRAVGSGSAAPRVDAVRAVVQRDVAAQVVRALDGTRLRDGERWRPLRPGDVAVLARRNADALAVRDALVAAGVPAVVSGLSSVFATPAARDWLVLLSALAGTGDAGRVAAAALTPFVGWDARRLAGAGDAEREDLADRLRAWSHVLTGQGVAALVEATAAAGLHERLLRRADGERALTDVRHVGEVLHAAARERGLGPAALTEWLRARIDEAAVDYAEERSRRLETDAAAVQVVTVHAAKGLEFPVVLVPFAWDRFVPRDPAVLRYHDADGTRRLHVGGRGSPGYDEARALHQAEEAGEDLRLAYVALTRASSQVVVWWAPSTVSAAGAVGRLVLGARDPDGSPPATVPVPRDDEAAAGFDALAARSGGTVVHEVVDGPPPSAHWHPPAGGRTVLDVARLRRDVDTSWRRTSYSGLTAGAHAGPPGTAAAPLPEDAPGVADEPEAPGIRDEPVEAPAPALALAPAAPRDDAEALLRSVASPLADLPGGTAFGTLVHGVLEQVDTAAADLAAEVAGRCRRAAPGSGVDPDRLAAALLPVLHTPGGPLLGGRTLAEIDPRDRLAELDFELPLAGGDDAGVRAGGHTGTGGPSQAAPRGGRRTGRPARLRDVAALVDAHLPAGDPFHPWAGRLADLDRRPTGRGPAAPGTGGPGTGTGTGTGTTGTARPGPHGPGALRGYLTGSIDAVLRVPGPDGPRFVVVDYKTNRLAPPDEPLTAWHYRPEALVAAMTDAHYPLQLLLYTVALHRYLRWRLPGYDPDRHLGGGAYLFVRGMCGPGTPVVGDDPCGVLSWRPPTALVVALSALLDGAPDGGGA; encoded by the coding sequence GTGACCACCGCCGCACCGGCCACGACGCCGGTCTTCGACGTGTGCGGGCCGCTGCCCACCGGCACCACGGTGCTGGAGGCGAGCGCCGGCACGGGCAAGACGTTCACCATCGCCGCCCTCGCCACGCGGTGGGTGGCCGAGGGCCACGCCGAGCTGCCCGAGCTGCTCGTCGTGACGTTCGGGCGGGCCGCGACCAGCGAGCTGCGCGACCGCGTCCGCGAGCGGCTCGTGCGCACCGAGCGCGCGCTGCGCGACACCACCGCCCGCACGAGCGACGACGCGCTCGTGCGCCACCTCGCCGACGTCGACGACGCCGAGCTGGCGCGCCGCCGCGGGCGCCTGACCGTGGCGCTGTCCCAGGTCGACGCGGCGACGATCACGACGACGCACGGCTTCTGCCGCCAGGTGCTGCGCTCGCTCGGCACCGCCACCACGACCGGGGACGTGGACGCCGACGCCACCCTGCTGCCGGACGTCGCCGACCTCGAGGCGGAGGTGGTCGACGACCTGTACCTCGCGGCCTACGCGGGCAGGCCGGCGCCCCCGCTGTCGGTCGAGGAGGCACGCCAGGTGGCCCGCGCCGCGGTCAGCGACCACTCGGCGACCCTCGCCCCCGCGGACGCGGACCCCGGCAGCCCGCCGGACCACCGGTTCCGGCTCGCGCACGCCGTCCGCCGCGAGCTCGGGCGCCGCAAGCGCGCGGGCCGCCTCGTCGACTACGACGACCTCCTCGTCCTGCTCCGCGACGCCCTGACCGACCCGGAGACGGGCGACGACGCGGCGGCACGCGTCCGCGCGCCGTACCGGGTCGTGCTGGTCGACGAGTTCCAGGACACCGACCCCGTGCAGTGGGACGTGCTGCGGACCGCGTTCCACGGGCACCGCACGCTCGTCCTCATCGGTGACCCCAAGCAGGCGATCTACGCGTTCCGCGGCGCCGACGTGCACACCTACCTCGCGGCCCGCGCGGTCGCGACGACCGCCACCCTGGGCCGCAGCTGGCGCGCCGACCCGGCGGTGCTCACCGGTCTCGGGCACCTGCTCGGCGGTGCGGCGCTCGGCGACCCGCGGATCGTGGTGCACCCCGTCGAGCCCGGCCGGTCCGGACGCCGGCTCGACGGCGGCCCGCCGGTCGTGGTGCGCCGCGTCACCCGGCGCGCCGTCGGGTCCGGCAGCGCGGCGCCGCGCGTGGACGCGGTGCGCGCGGTCGTCCAGCGCGACGTCGCCGCGCAGGTCGTCCGCGCGCTCGACGGCACACGGCTGCGCGACGGCGAGAGGTGGCGTCCGCTGCGTCCGGGGGACGTCGCGGTGCTGGCCCGCCGCAACGCCGACGCGCTCGCGGTCCGGGACGCCCTCGTCGCCGCCGGCGTCCCCGCGGTCGTGTCCGGGCTGTCCAGCGTGTTCGCGACGCCGGCGGCACGCGACTGGCTGGTCCTGCTCAGCGCCCTGGCGGGGACGGGTGACGCCGGGCGGGTCGCAGCGGCGGCGCTCACGCCGTTCGTCGGGTGGGACGCACGACGCCTCGCGGGCGCCGGCGACGCCGAGCGCGAGGACCTGGCCGACCGGCTGCGCGCCTGGTCGCACGTGCTCACCGGCCAGGGGGTCGCCGCACTCGTGGAGGCGACGGCCGCAGCCGGCCTGCACGAGCGCCTGCTGCGTCGCGCCGACGGCGAGCGCGCGCTGACGGACGTCCGGCACGTCGGCGAGGTCCTGCACGCCGCCGCCCGCGAGCGGGGCCTCGGCCCCGCGGCCCTGACCGAGTGGCTGCGCGCCCGCATCGACGAGGCCGCGGTCGACTACGCCGAGGAGCGCAGCCGGCGCCTCGAGACCGACGCGGCGGCGGTGCAGGTCGTCACGGTGCACGCGGCGAAGGGGCTCGAGTTCCCGGTCGTGCTCGTGCCGTTCGCGTGGGACCGGTTCGTGCCCCGCGACCCCGCGGTGCTGCGGTACCACGACGCCGACGGCACCCGCCGGCTCCACGTGGGCGGCCGCGGCAGCCCGGGCTACGACGAGGCCCGCGCGCTGCACCAGGCCGAGGAGGCGGGCGAGGACCTGCGGCTCGCGTACGTCGCCCTCACCCGTGCCAGCAGCCAGGTCGTCGTGTGGTGGGCGCCGAGCACGGTGTCCGCGGCGGGTGCGGTCGGCCGGCTCGTGCTCGGCGCGCGCGACCCCGACGGCAGCCCGCCGGCCACCGTGCCGGTGCCGCGGGACGACGAGGCGGCCGCCGGGTTCGACGCGCTCGCCGCCCGCAGCGGCGGCACGGTCGTCCACGAGGTCGTCGACGGTCCGCCGCCGTCGGCGCACTGGCACCCGCCGGCGGGCGGACGGACCGTCCTCGACGTCGCCCGCCTGCGGCGGGACGTCGACACGTCGTGGCGTCGCACGTCCTACTCCGGGCTCACCGCGGGCGCCCACGCGGGCCCTCCCGGCACCGCCGCGGCGCCGCTGCCCGAGGACGCGCCCGGCGTCGCCGACGAGCCGGAGGCACCCGGCATCCGGGACGAGCCCGTGGAGGCCCCGGCGCCCGCCCTCGCCCTGGCACCCGCCGCGCCGCGGGACGACGCGGAGGCCCTCCTGCGCTCCGTGGCCTCCCCGCTGGCGGACCTGCCCGGTGGCACCGCGTTCGGCACGCTGGTGCACGGCGTGCTCGAGCAGGTCGACACGGCCGCCGCCGACCTGGCGGCCGAGGTCGCGGGCCGCTGCCGCCGCGCGGCACCGGGGTCGGGCGTGGACCCCGACCGCCTCGCCGCGGCGCTCCTCCCCGTGCTGCACACCCCCGGCGGCCCGCTGCTCGGCGGGCGCACGCTCGCCGAGATCGACCCGCGGGACCGGCTGGCGGAGCTCGACTTCGAGCTCCCGCTCGCCGGCGGGGACGACGCCGGCGTGCGTGCGGGCGGGCACACCGGCACGGGTGGGCCGTCGCAGGCCGCGCCGCGGGGTGGCCGCCGGACCGGCCGGCCGGCGCGGCTGCGGGACGTCGCCGCGCTCGTCGACGCGCACCTGCCCGCGGGCGACCCCTTCCACCCGTGGGCCGGGCGGCTCGCCGACCTCGACCGCCGACCCACCGGGCGTGGACCTGCCGCGCCGGGCACGGGCGGGCCGGGTACGGGTACGGGCACAGGCACGGGTACGACAGGCACCGCACGGCCCGGTCCGCACGGTCCCGGGGCCCTGCGCGGCTACCTGACCGGCAGCATCGACGCGGTCCTGCGGGTGCCCGGCCCCGACGGCCCACGGTTCGTCGTCGTGGACTACAAGACCAACCGCCTTGCACCGCCCGACGAGCCGCTCACCGCCTGGCACTACCGCCCCGAGGCGCTCGTGGCGGCGATGACGGACGCCCACTACCCGCTGCAGCTGCTGCTGTACACGGTCGCGCTGCACCGCTACCTCCGCTGGCGGTTGCCCGGCTACGACCCCGACCGGCACCTGGGCGGCGGCGCGTACCTGTTCGTCCGGGGCATGTGCGGCCCGGGCACGCCCGTCGTCGGGGACGACCCCTGCGGAGTGCTGTCGTGGCGTCCCCCGACCGCGCTCGTGGTGGCGCTCTCTGCACTGCTCGACGGCGCGCCGGACGGGGGCGGCGCATGA
- the recC gene encoding exodeoxyribonuclease V subunit gamma translates to MTGPGGDGGRLRVHTAARADVLVDALADLLAQQPPDADPFAPEVVAVPTRGVERWVAQRLSHRLGAGPDGEGGVCARIDFDPPARLVRRVVAVAGGVDPDADPWEPERLAWAVLRVLDDATAGAEPWAGPLARHVGAPADVAQGPGPGSGSGPGSSDARNGRRLRLAQRLAATFTAYAAQRPGLVTAWAAGRDDDGRGDVLPRDLAWQPPLWRAVRAAVGTPSPAERLDAAVRSLRADPGVVDLPARLSVLGATRLPEAHLDVLDALAAHRDVHLWLPHPSPVLWDRAAAVTRPGPAPRRRDAVAVARHPLLASTARDATELGVRLASRDAAVTHHPVAAPPSTVLGALQAALRADARPERRVRVAAEDRTVQVHACHGRARQVEVLREALLGLLADDATLQPRDVVVLCPDVEAFAPLVVAAFGAAAEDGRTGAPDDAPPHPGRTLRVRVADRAPARTNPVLRVVADLLVLAGSRVTASAVLDLADVAAVRRRFGFDDAALERMRAWTLASGVRWGEDVGRRARYGLGAVAQGTWRTGTDRLLLGVAMAEEDHRFVGSALPLDDVDSTEVDLAGRFAELVDRLTGLLADLDGARPADAWFATLERALVLLTDAAPADAWQLVEARTVLADARASADGHGDVPLRLADVVALLEPRLAGRPTRAGFRTGALTVCSLEPMRAVPHRVVALLGMDDGVFPRPSHGAGDDVLARDPLVGERDRRSEDRQLFLDAVLAAGDHLVVVHTGADERTGAPRPPAVPVGELLDALEETVERADGRPVRDALVVHHPLQTVDERNFVAGALGRPGPFSFDDVDRRAATAARGPRSPRPPLLVGALPPPAPDVVGGGQGDLAGTAGVVELDDLVRVLEHPVRAFVRQRLRAVLPHDVDDLDDRLPLRLDPLDAYAAGDRLLTAVLDGVDLARAAAAERRRGDVPPGALGSAELGDVGTRVEAVAAAARPLLAAAPTTVDVTVPLPDGRVLTGTVAGVRGDVLVRAVYARLGPRHRLRAWVQLLALAAAGEPGGTPVGTPVRAAATVGRGPGTRPTAATSWLRAPEPASAREVLGRLVALRDRALCAPLPLPTAAAATYAQRRHGHDDPAGALADAEQTLRARHEDEDDHLRLAWGDGFRLASVAGDPEPADRAAWPDDPTLLGALARTLWEDLLRHETGGPP, encoded by the coding sequence GTGACGGGTCCCGGAGGTGACGGCGGACGCCTGCGCGTGCACACCGCCGCGCGGGCGGACGTGCTCGTCGACGCGCTCGCGGACCTGCTCGCGCAGCAGCCGCCGGACGCCGACCCCTTCGCGCCCGAGGTCGTCGCGGTGCCGACCCGCGGCGTCGAGCGGTGGGTCGCGCAGCGCCTCTCGCACCGGCTCGGGGCGGGCCCCGACGGCGAGGGAGGCGTGTGCGCGCGCATCGACTTCGACCCGCCCGCCCGGCTCGTGCGCCGCGTCGTGGCGGTCGCCGGCGGCGTCGACCCCGATGCCGACCCCTGGGAGCCGGAGCGGCTCGCGTGGGCGGTGCTGCGCGTGCTCGACGACGCCACGGCCGGCGCGGAGCCCTGGGCCGGGCCGCTCGCGCGGCACGTCGGCGCACCGGCCGACGTCGCGCAGGGCCCCGGCCCCGGCTCCGGCTCCGGCCCCGGCAGCAGCGACGCGCGGAACGGGCGGCGGCTGCGCCTCGCGCAGCGGCTCGCCGCCACGTTCACCGCCTACGCCGCACAGCGCCCCGGGCTCGTCACCGCGTGGGCGGCGGGCCGCGACGACGACGGGCGCGGCGACGTGCTGCCCCGCGACCTGGCCTGGCAGCCACCGCTGTGGCGGGCGGTCCGCGCGGCCGTCGGCACGCCCAGCCCCGCCGAGCGGCTGGACGCGGCCGTGCGGTCCCTGCGCGCCGACCCCGGGGTCGTGGACCTGCCCGCCCGGCTGTCCGTGCTCGGCGCCACCCGGCTGCCCGAGGCGCACCTCGACGTGCTCGACGCGCTCGCCGCCCACCGCGACGTCCACCTGTGGCTCCCCCACCCGTCGCCCGTGCTGTGGGATCGCGCCGCCGCGGTGACGCGGCCCGGTCCGGCGCCCCGCCGCCGGGACGCCGTGGCCGTCGCGCGGCACCCGCTGCTCGCGTCCACCGCGCGCGACGCCACGGAGCTCGGCGTGCGCCTCGCCTCCCGCGACGCCGCCGTGACGCACCACCCCGTCGCCGCACCGCCCTCCACCGTCCTCGGCGCGCTCCAGGCGGCCCTGCGCGCCGACGCCCGGCCCGAGCGACGGGTGCGCGTCGCCGCCGAGGACCGCACGGTCCAGGTGCACGCGTGCCACGGGCGGGCCCGGCAGGTCGAGGTGCTGCGCGAGGCGCTCCTCGGGCTGCTCGCCGACGACGCCACGCTGCAGCCCCGCGACGTCGTCGTCCTCTGCCCCGACGTCGAGGCGTTCGCCCCCCTGGTGGTGGCCGCGTTCGGCGCGGCCGCGGAGGACGGCCGGACGGGCGCGCCGGACGACGCACCACCCCACCCCGGCCGCACGTTGCGCGTCCGCGTGGCCGACCGCGCGCCCGCGCGCACCAACCCCGTGCTGCGCGTGGTCGCCGACCTGCTCGTCCTCGCGGGGTCCCGCGTCACGGCCTCGGCGGTGCTGGACCTCGCGGACGTCGCGGCGGTGCGGCGCCGGTTCGGGTTCGACGACGCCGCACTCGAGCGCATGCGCGCCTGGACCCTCGCATCGGGCGTGCGCTGGGGCGAGGACGTCGGCCGGCGCGCACGCTACGGGCTGGGCGCCGTCGCGCAGGGCACCTGGCGCACCGGTACCGACCGGCTCCTGCTCGGCGTCGCCATGGCCGAGGAGGACCACCGGTTCGTCGGGTCCGCGCTGCCGCTCGACGACGTCGACAGCACCGAGGTCGACCTGGCCGGCCGGTTCGCCGAGCTCGTCGACCGGCTCACCGGCCTGCTCGCCGACCTGGACGGCGCACGGCCCGCCGACGCGTGGTTCGCCACCCTCGAGCGTGCGCTCGTGCTGCTCACCGACGCGGCGCCCGCCGACGCCTGGCAGCTGGTCGAGGCGCGCACCGTCCTCGCCGACGCCCGCGCGTCGGCGGACGGCCACGGTGACGTGCCGCTGCGCCTGGCGGACGTCGTCGCCCTGCTCGAGCCGCGCCTCGCGGGGCGTCCCACCCGCGCGGGGTTCCGCACGGGTGCCCTCACGGTGTGCTCGCTCGAGCCCATGCGGGCGGTGCCGCACCGCGTCGTCGCGCTCCTCGGCATGGACGACGGCGTCTTCCCGCGCCCCTCGCACGGCGCCGGGGACGACGTGCTCGCGCGCGACCCGCTCGTCGGCGAGCGGGACCGCCGGTCGGAGGACCGGCAGCTCTTCCTCGACGCGGTGCTCGCCGCGGGCGACCACCTCGTCGTCGTGCACACGGGGGCGGACGAGCGCACGGGTGCGCCGCGCCCGCCCGCGGTGCCCGTCGGCGAGCTCCTCGACGCCCTGGAGGAGACGGTCGAGCGCGCGGACGGGCGGCCGGTGCGCGATGCGCTGGTCGTGCACCACCCGCTGCAGACGGTCGACGAGCGCAACTTCGTGGCCGGCGCCCTGGGGCGGCCCGGCCCGTTCAGCTTCGACGACGTGGACCGGCGGGCGGCGACGGCCGCGCGGGGGCCCCGCTCGCCGCGCCCCCCGCTGCTCGTCGGCGCGCTCCCGCCGCCGGCGCCGGACGTGGTCGGCGGCGGGCAGGGCGACCTGGCGGGGACGGCGGGCGTCGTCGAGCTCGACGACCTGGTCCGCGTGCTGGAGCACCCGGTCCGCGCGTTCGTGCGCCAGCGTCTGCGCGCGGTCCTCCCGCACGACGTCGACGACCTCGACGACCGGCTGCCGCTGCGGCTCGACCCGCTCGACGCGTACGCCGCCGGCGACCGGCTGCTCACGGCGGTGCTCGACGGCGTGGACCTCGCGCGCGCCGCGGCGGCCGAGCGGCGCCGCGGCGACGTGCCGCCCGGGGCGCTGGGCTCGGCGGAGCTCGGCGACGTCGGCACGCGCGTCGAGGCCGTCGCCGCGGCCGCCCGCCCGCTGCTCGCCGCCGCACCGACGACGGTCGACGTCACCGTGCCGCTGCCGGACGGGCGCGTCCTGACGGGGACCGTCGCCGGCGTGCGGGGCGACGTGCTGGTGCGAGCTGTCTACGCCCGGCTGGGGCCACGGCACCGGCTGCGGGCATGGGTGCAGCTCCTCGCGCTCGCCGCCGCGGGCGAGCCCGGTGGCACGCCGGTGGGCACGCCGGTGCGCGCCGCCGCCACCGTGGGGCGCGGGCCGGGCACGCGTCCCACGGCGGCGACGTCGTGGCTGCGGGCGCCGGAGCCCGCGAGCGCGCGCGAGGTCCTCGGCCGGCTGGTCGCCCTGCGCGACCGCGCGCTGTGCGCACCGCTGCCCCTGCCGACGGCCGCGGCCGCCACGTACGCCCAGCGCCGGCACGGGCACGACGACCCGGCGGGTGCCCTCGCCGACGCCGAGCAGACGCTGCGCGCCCGGCACGAGGACGAGGACGACCACCTGCGGCTCGCGTGGGGCGACGGCTTCCGGCTGGCGTCGGTCGCCGGCGACCCGGAGCCCGCCGACCGCGCCGCGTGGCCGGACGACCCGACGCTGCTGGGCGCCCTCGCGCGGACGCTGTGGGAGGACCTGCTGCGGCACGAGACGGGGGGCCCGCCGTGA
- a CDS encoding glycerophosphodiester phosphodiesterase family protein: MVHPYLDDPSGVVALAHRGFSLDGRENSLAAFAAAVDLGFRYVETDAHATGDGVAVALHDATLDRTTDGRGRVADLPWSAVARARIGGTEPVPRLDELLGTWPDLRVNVDVKDARAVGPVAAAVERTRAHDRVCVTSFSRARRLATLARLTRPVATSAGTREVALFLAAHRAHASRAAARALRDVDCLQVPAAHGRLRVVDAGTVAAAHAAGRAVHVWTVNEPATMHHLLDLGVDGIVTDRADLLRDVLRARGAWL, translated from the coding sequence GTGGTCCACCCCTACCTCGACGACCCGTCCGGCGTCGTCGCCCTCGCGCACCGCGGCTTCTCCCTCGACGGCCGGGAGAACTCGCTCGCCGCGTTCGCCGCCGCCGTCGACCTCGGGTTCCGCTACGTCGAGACGGACGCGCACGCGACCGGCGACGGCGTGGCCGTCGCGCTGCACGACGCCACGCTCGACCGCACCACGGACGGCCGGGGGCGCGTGGCCGACCTGCCGTGGTCCGCGGTGGCGCGGGCGCGGATCGGGGGCACCGAGCCCGTCCCGCGGCTCGACGAGCTCCTCGGCACGTGGCCGGACCTGCGCGTGAACGTCGACGTCAAGGACGCGCGCGCGGTCGGCCCGGTCGCGGCGGCCGTCGAGCGCACCCGAGCGCACGACCGCGTGTGCGTCACCTCGTTCTCGCGGGCGCGCCGGCTGGCGACCCTCGCGCGGCTGACCCGGCCCGTCGCGACGTCGGCGGGGACGCGCGAGGTCGCGCTCTTCCTCGCGGCGCACCGCGCCCACGCGTCGCGCGCCGCCGCACGCGCGCTGCGCGACGTCGACTGCCTGCAGGTGCCGGCCGCGCACGGGCGCCTGCGCGTCGTGGACGCCGGCACGGTGGCCGCCGCGCACGCGGCCGGGCGCGCGGTGCACGTGTGGACCGTGAACGAGCCCGCGACCATGCACCACCTGCTCGACCTGGGCGTGGACGGGATCGTCACCGACCGCGCCGACCTGCTGCGCGACGTGCTGCGGGCGCGCGGCGCCTGGCTCTGA
- a CDS encoding esterase-like activity of phytase family protein, translating into MRRSVVPPLALALALALALALGAGTATSAAASSPVAASVAAVRAPAPADVGTDVGTDAGPGARTPGHGPGRDRRTAVVPTLVARATLPADFLADGPPSGALATPANGRQGPFAGQVVPGFSGVVDAGDGTFWALPDNGFGTKANSADFLLRLYRVTADWQTAAGGSGELRVGEHLALRDPDGHVGFPITHEGTPERLLTGADFDVESVVRAPDGSFWIGEEFGPFLLHVDATGRLLAPPVPLPGATSPQNPYLAPGEQPTVRPSAGFEALGGLRDGRYLYPVLENAYTADPDQRRRVVHEFDTRRNAYTGRTWDYRADRDGDLVGDAFWVGRHEMLLVERDNWDGAAAVVKRVYRVDLRRTDREGFLEKELVLDALAIANPHGIGAGDGYGTGDPFALPVQSFETVVRLADGRLLIGNDNNYPGNAARVPGTPDDTELAVVELRRERVTPGDVDVIAHRGASGYRPEHTLAAYALAIRQCADWIEPDVVSTKDGVLVARHENEISGTTDVATRPELADRRTTKTVDGQEVTGWFTEDLTLAELRTLRARERIPALRPGNVAFDGLYEVPTLAEVLDLARHSVTCDGAPVGVYPETKHPSYFDSVGLSLEEPLVAALRAAGLDDRRAPVVIQSFETGNLRELDRLTRVPLAQLVNCTGAPWDLVAAGDPRTYADLVTRPGLRDVARYADAVGLCKDVVIPREADATLGSPTRVVRDAHRAGLEVHAWTFRAENQFLPAELRSGADPAAHGDLPAEIRTFVDAGVDAVFADHPDVAVATVG; encoded by the coding sequence ATGAGACGCAGCGTCGTGCCTCCCCTCGCCCTCGCCCTCGCCCTCGCCCTCGCCCTCGCGCTCGGCGCGGGCACCGCGACGTCCGCCGCGGCGTCATCCCCCGTGGCCGCGTCCGTGGCGGCCGTCCGGGCCCCCGCACCAGCGGACGTCGGCACGGACGTCGGCACGGACGCGGGCCCGGGGGCGCGCACCCCGGGTCACGGCCCCGGCCGTGACCGGCGCACGGCGGTCGTCCCGACGCTGGTCGCCCGCGCCACCCTGCCGGCCGACTTCCTCGCCGACGGCCCGCCCTCCGGTGCCCTCGCCACCCCGGCGAACGGCCGCCAGGGCCCGTTCGCCGGGCAGGTGGTCCCGGGCTTCTCGGGCGTCGTCGACGCCGGCGACGGCACCTTCTGGGCGCTGCCGGACAACGGCTTCGGCACCAAGGCCAACTCCGCCGACTTCCTCCTGCGCCTCTACCGCGTGACGGCGGACTGGCAGACGGCCGCCGGCGGCAGCGGCGAGCTCCGCGTGGGCGAGCACCTGGCGCTGCGGGACCCCGACGGGCACGTGGGCTTCCCGATCACCCACGAGGGCACCCCCGAGCGGCTCCTGACCGGCGCGGACTTCGACGTCGAGTCGGTCGTGCGCGCCCCCGACGGCTCCTTCTGGATCGGTGAGGAGTTCGGGCCGTTCCTCCTGCACGTCGACGCGACGGGCAGGCTGCTGGCGCCCCCGGTCCCGCTGCCCGGTGCCACGTCGCCGCAGAACCCCTACCTCGCGCCGGGGGAGCAGCCGACGGTCCGCCCGTCCGCGGGCTTCGAGGCGCTCGGCGGCCTGCGCGACGGCCGCTACCTCTACCCGGTCCTCGAGAACGCCTACACGGCCGACCCGGACCAGCGCCGCCGCGTCGTGCACGAGTTCGACACCCGCCGGAACGCCTACACGGGCCGCACGTGGGACTACCGCGCCGACCGCGACGGCGACCTCGTGGGTGACGCGTTCTGGGTCGGCAGGCACGAGATGCTGCTGGTCGAGCGGGACAACTGGGACGGCGCCGCGGCGGTCGTCAAGCGCGTCTACCGCGTCGACCTGCGCCGCACCGACCGGGAGGGGTTCCTGGAGAAGGAGCTCGTGCTCGACGCGCTCGCGATCGCGAACCCGCACGGCATCGGCGCGGGCGACGGCTACGGCACCGGCGACCCGTTCGCCCTGCCCGTGCAGTCGTTCGAGACGGTCGTGCGGCTCGCGGACGGCCGCCTGCTCATCGGCAACGACAACAACTACCCGGGCAACGCGGCGCGTGTGCCGGGGACGCCGGACGACACCGAGCTGGCCGTGGTCGAGCTGCGGCGCGAGCGGGTGACGCCCGGCGACGTCGACGTGATCGCGCACCGCGGCGCGAGCGGGTACCGGCCGGAGCACACGCTCGCCGCCTACGCGCTCGCCATCCGGCAGTGCGCCGACTGGATCGAGCCCGACGTCGTGTCGACCAAGGACGGCGTGCTGGTCGCGCGGCACGAGAACGAGATCAGCGGGACGACGGACGTCGCGACCCGCCCCGAGCTCGCGGACCGGCGCACGACGAAGACGGTGGACGGCCAGGAGGTCACGGGCTGGTTCACCGAGGACCTCACGCTCGCCGAGCTGCGCACCCTGCGCGCGAGGGAGCGCATCCCGGCGCTGCGGCCGGGGAACGTCGCCTTCGACGGCCTCTACGAGGTGCCGACGCTCGCCGAGGTGCTCGACCTCGCGCGGCACTCCGTGACGTGCGACGGCGCGCCCGTCGGCGTGTACCCGGAGACGAAGCACCCCTCGTACTTCGACTCGGTCGGGCTCTCGCTCGAGGAGCCGCTCGTCGCGGCGCTGCGTGCGGCCGGCCTGGACGACCGCCGGGCGCCCGTCGTGATCCAGAGCTTCGAGACCGGCAACCTGCGCGAGCTCGACCGGCTCACGCGCGTCCCGCTCGCGCAGCTCGTCAACTGCACGGGGGCGCCCTGGGACCTCGTCGCGGCGGGTGACCCGCGCACGTACGCCGACCTGGTGACGCGGCCCGGTCTCCGGGACGTCGCGCGCTACGCCGACGCCGTGGGGCTGTGCAAGGACGTCGTGATCCCGCGCGAGGCGGACGCGACACTGGGGTCGCCCACCCGCGTCGTGCGGGACGCGCACCGCGCCGGCCTCGAGGTCCACGCCTGGACGTTCCGCGCCGAGAACCAGTTCCTGCCCGCGGAGCTGCGCAGCGGTGCCGACCCCGCCGCGCACGGCGACCTGCCCGCCGAGATCCGCACGTTCGTCGACGCCGGGGTCGACGCGGTCTTCGCCGACCACCCGGACGTCGCGGTGGCGACGGTCGGCTGA
- a CDS encoding ABC transporter permease: MTTATIAPAPAARPLADTLTMLRRSLLRAVRYPGLTVFLVAGPLVVLLLFVYVFGGAFGAGVAPGVTPGAEGRAAYLDYIAPTLLVMTVVGGATSVAVSAAMDATGGIMARFRTMPIASGSVLAGHVLGFAVQALAAVALVLAAAVAMGYRPGAGPLEWLGLLGLCVLLACALNWVCVAMGLNAGSVETASNTPMILLLLPFLGSGFVPVETMPTAVRWFAEYQPFTPIIETARGLLDGAPLDGTTTALALGWCVLLGALGYAWARALYRRERH; the protein is encoded by the coding sequence ATGACCACCGCGACGATCGCCCCGGCGCCCGCCGCCCGCCCGCTGGCGGACACCCTCACCATGCTGCGCCGCAGCCTGCTGCGCGCCGTCCGCTACCCCGGCCTCACGGTCTTCCTGGTCGCCGGCCCGCTCGTGGTGCTGCTGCTGTTCGTCTACGTCTTCGGCGGTGCGTTCGGGGCCGGGGTGGCACCGGGCGTGACCCCGGGTGCGGAGGGCCGCGCGGCCTACCTCGACTACATCGCCCCGACGCTGCTCGTCATGACCGTCGTCGGCGGCGCGACGTCGGTCGCCGTGAGCGCCGCGATGGACGCCACCGGCGGCATCATGGCGCGCTTCCGGACCATGCCCATCGCGTCGGGGTCGGTGCTGGCCGGCCACGTGCTCGGCTTCGCGGTGCAGGCCCTCGCCGCCGTCGCGCTCGTGCTCGCGGCGGCGGTGGCGATGGGCTACCGACCCGGTGCCGGCCCGCTCGAGTGGCTCGGGCTGCTCGGCCTGTGCGTCCTGCTCGCGTGCGCGCTCAACTGGGTGTGCGTCGCCATGGGCCTCAACGCCGGCAGTGTCGAGACGGCCAGCAACACCCCGATGATCCTGCTGCTCCTGCCGTTCCTCGGCAGCGGCTTCGTGCCCGTCGAGACCATGCCCACCGCCGTGCGCTGGTTCGCCGAGTACCAGCCCTTCACGCCGATCATCGAGACCGCCCGCGGCCTGCTGGACGGCGCGCCCCTCGACGGGACGACGACGGCCCTCGCGCTCGGCTGGTGCGTGCTCCTCGGCGCGCTCGGGTACGCGTGGGCGCGGGCGCTGTACCGGCGCGAGCGCCACTGA